gtaacgatccaaagcagtgcagaccaatgcatgttaattttcatcatcatgagtcagatgctaccagcagaaggttgattttcttttttggtggtttgggttctgtagtttccgcatcttggatcaaatgctgtagctatcttaaaaatttcacattggtatcttctttgcattttgtcaaatttgcagtgaaagtgttcttaaaatgaagaacatgtgctgggtcatcatcggagactgctataacatgaaatatatggcagaatgcgggtaaaacagagcaggggacataattctcccccaagttcagtcacaaatttaattaacgcattatttttttaacaagcgtcatcagcatagaagtatatcctctggaacaatggccgAAGCATGGAGAGGCCTATGAATCTtaagcacatctggcacgtaaatatcttgcgatgccagctacaacgccatgcaaatgtctgttctcactttcaggtgacattgtaattaagaagtgggcagcattatctcccgtaaatgtaaacaaacttgtttatctgagcgattggctgaacaagaagtaggactgagtggacttgtgggctctaaagttttaccttggtttgtttttgagtgcagttatgtaacaaaaaaaactcCTACATTTGTAACTTGCATTTTCACGATAACGAGATTGCATgacagcacttgtatgaggtgaattgaaaaatgtattttcttttgtttatcatttttacagtgcaaatatttgtcataaaaaataATCCAAAGTGAGgggtgtacactttgtattctgtgttgtaattgaaatccatatatttaaaaatgtagaaaaaacatccaaaaatatttaataaatttcaattggtattctagtgtttaacagtgtgattaatcgcgattaatttttttaatcacgattaatttttctgagttaatcacgtgagttaactgcgattaattgacagctctaatttatatagaggcaatatgatattttctgtcctattatctacccctttcttaatgagTGCCAacgttctgttcgcttttttgattgccgctgcactctgagtggatgatttcagggaattgtccacaatgactccaagatctttcatgAGCGGgaacagctagtttagaccctATGCCACCGCAGCTCTGCCAGCATAACCCTACAGCGGAGATGAGGCTGTCAGCCACAGAAGGGGTTTTCCCTTGCCGTAGGAACACTGCTTCCACGAGCGTTCTTCCCTGGACCTAGGTGGACCTGTGCCCAGGGGTAGGCTGGCACAGGGGTCTCGGTcaggggggtgggtttttttttttcacaccctgagctcTGATGTACCTACGGCAAtctaagtgtagaccaagccgtGGATGTGGATCCACAGGGACGGGGCTAAGACATCCTGCCAGAGCAACATGCAAGGCAGCTGCCAGTGGATAATACGGGGTGCTAGCCCCCTAGCCCATTCCCCCAGGACACCCCGATAGCCAGGTGGAGGGACATGTCCCCCGCATGATTTCAAGCTGTGAGGGGCTCGCACAGCAAAGCGAACGCTGCATTCTGCTGGGCCTCTCCAGTCCTATTTCGATCCTCAGCCTGTGTCTGTCCCCGTAGCGTCGTAGCATGGGCCAGCAGCACGCACCGCCAGCGGCCTGCGCTAGATacgccgtgggggggggggggggggagggccttCTCTCTGGGCCTGGCTCGTGACATCAGCGAGAGCAGACAGTGCTTAGCACCACATTACTGGGAGGCATTCACGCACCGCGGCCTGGACCCACCATCTGGCTCCATTTAGGGACGGTCTGATGGGGTCGCAGGGTGGGAGGCGACCCCAAGGTGAAGGGGTGGAGGGGATTCAGCCCCTACCGGCTCATGTCGTCGATCATCTTCCCGATGGAGATCTGCAGGGTGCCCAGGGACTCATGGGCAGGCAGGATGTAGGCTAGGCGGGTGAAGCTCAGCATGCTGGTCACCGCAAACAGCACCTCGGCGACAAACTGGGGGTCTTCAGGCTGCCACTCGTGCCGTCCTGCACACAGGGAGAGGAACCTCAGAGACACAGGGCCGGAAAGGCAGGGGGACCTTCattgtgtggcctagtggatagggtgTGGGGACTGAGGGCTATTCCTGGCTccgtcactggcctgctgggtgagtCCTTGTcctgccccgtgcctcagtttccccattggtaaaatgaggataatgacacCGACTTGCCATATAAAAGTGCCTATAATTGTCATTGAGCCAGTAACTTGCGGCTGAACGTGCTGCTTGGGGTCTGGAAGGCTCCAGAGGGAGGAAAAGGTCCGGCCGTGAGCTGGAAAGGGAAATCTTTCAAAGTAGGGTATGCGGAGGTTTCACAGAGGGGATGGGAtggcttgggggggtgggggtggggcgggggctggggaaATGATCCAAAGCCGGTCGCAAAGCCACTGTCCCTGCCAGCACTGACAGGCCTCCTTGTTGGTAAGAGGCCAAGGAGCGAATAGGCCACAGAGAGCTCCTCTCCCCCGGAGAGAGGTTTGTCTGCGGGGCAAGGCCGAGGCCCACtagcggggcagggtggggtgaagCAAGGCCATGCAGCGCCCATTCTGGGGATGAATGTGTAGCACTAGACATGCCGAGCGGGAGGAGCGGGGCCGGGCCAGCagctggagggggcggagggaggCCGAGATGAAAGCCgaggtgccccagccgcagctgCTCACCGGCTCTGGTGAAGTAGTAGCACCCCGGCGAGGAAGGGGCGTCCAGGCAGTGCAGGTGGCCCCTCACGGCGACCAGCACCCGCAGCGTGAAGGAGGCCAGGTACAGGCTGAGGATGACGATGTCCAGGTAGTTCCACAAATCCAGGAGGTAGCTGCGCAGCCCCTCGATCCACACCTCCTTGCACTCGTACCAGAAGAAGCCtgaccggggtgggggggcaaagcgTGAGCACCAAGCCCCCTCGGGCAGATACCTCCCGAGGGGGTGGGTTGGATTCAGCCTCTGGGCAGAGTTTCCCCCTCTGCAAAtcgggtggggggggcgggggaatcatccttccttcttccccctcTTGTCTGCCTTGCCTCTctgccccatcagctcccccggGCAGGGTGTtcatacagcacccagcacagcgGGCTCCTGATCGCAGTTGGGGCCTCCACAATAAAATTCATGACGACCCCTAGCGACGCCCccatatgccccccccccccaattctctcTCCCCACGTGGGGATTCGCACCCTGGAGAGATCTGCAGGCCGCTCCCAGACCCTAGACCGACCCAGCGCCCAGGCTTGCCCCCATGGGGAGGGTTTcaccattgactgcaatggatgCAGCATCCGGCCCTTAGTTCTCTTATCCCATCCCCACGAATCGACGCCTCCAGCCCTTTCACCCCCATccctgctcttctctgaatcctctcccaCCGCCTGCATCCAGACACCCTTTGGGCACCGGtctgaaaaaccaaaacaaccctgGGAGCAGGTAGCCTGCGGCAGGCGATCACTTCTGGTGCTCACAGGCAGATTCCGACCCTAGGGGCTCAGCTCAGCCGGTTCCAATGGGAGAGTGCGGCTCCCTTCAGAGCTAATTGATTATCGCATCGTACCACGGCCAGGGAAACCATCCACCCAACTCATTCCTGTCGAGCCAGCTCCACCCAGCTGTTTCTCTcttccccagagccctggggccctgCACGTACAGACAGTGTCGCCTGCTGGAGGCTGATTTCCCTCCCCACATCTATCTGCCCTGAAACCTCCTGTCTACGTAGGAGCTGAGAAGACTTAGGGACACAAAGCCCTGCTGGGGGCTGGATTTGGGACTGAAGATTATTAACAGCAGCTGGCTTCAGCGCAGTCAGTGAGAGGTCTCGGTCCAGTCCCAGGCAGGCACGCGTCCCCCTAGGAACTGCCACAGGCCCTGTGCTGGCCGGCTCAGCAGAGGCGACAAAAATTCGATCAACCCTGGAGGGGGAAACCCCCTTCACGGCTCTCGAATCGGCTCCTGCTGCTACACATTGGGATtcaggggtgaggtggggggctgCGCCCAGAGGGATTCAGAGGCGGGGGCTGCAACCAAAGGGATTGGGGGGGCTGTGCCCAGAGGGATTCAGAGGTGGGGGAGCTGTGCCCATAGACATTCGGGAGGAACTGCGCCCAGAGGGATTCAGAGGCGGGGGGCTGTGCCCAGAGGGATTCAGAGGTGGGGGAGCTGTGCCCATAGACATTCGGGGGGAACTGCGCCCAGAGGGATTCAGAGGCGGGGGGCTGTGCCCAGAGGGATTCAGAGGTGGGGGAGCTGCGCCCATAGACATTCGGGGGGAACTGCGCCCAGAGGGAttcagaggtgggggtggggctgcgccCAGAGGGattgggggagcgggggggctgcGCCCAGAGGGTGGGATTCCCTGGGGTGCAGACAGTTGACACAGGGCCTAGACACCCTGCTTAAGACAGCAGCGGCCACCTGCTTCTCCTTGAATCCTGTGCTTTTGTAGTTCCCTGCCAACGCCCCTCCCTGCCAGGCATTCTTCCCGCAACCTACCAGCCACCCAGAGCATGTGCAGGGAGTTCTCCCACAGGGTCTGATTGCGTCCCAAGAAGATGTGGTGCTTCTGCTCCAGGACTATGGACTCCGCCAGCAGGAAGATCAGGAACCAGAAGTACGAGGCCGAGTGGAGGAGGAACTTGATCACTGGGATCTTTAGCATTTTGCCAACCTGCCCAGGGATGCACAGGCAGCGTCACGCCTCAGAGCTGCAAAGAGTCCCACGGCTGCCAATTTCTGGAGGGCAGAGGCCCACGGCCCCACACTCATCCTGGCCTGCGCTGGGACCCACTGAGCTCACTGCGGGGGCTGCACAGACGCAGCGACTGCCTCTCCTTGGGCCGTCAGCACCACCACACAGAGCTAAAGGAGGGACTCTATTAGCAGACAGCAATAGTAGGCTGTTACCCTACAGCGAAGCTGCTGCTAGCGGAGGCCACGACGCACGCTTAGCCAGTGTGTTGTGCAAGGATCTCCCCGCGCAGATCGGGGCCCAATATCAACATACAGTTGAGCAAGGGGGAAGCATAAAACTCCCCCTACGTGAGCATTTGCAGCAGCAAATCGGACACGCTGGAACAATGGAGAATGAACTCAGAAGGAGTACAAATATGGGGGAGTTCAAATTCATGGGATATGGGTGAATAATTTACACCCACACACTGTTGGCTCAGTTCTAGGGAGAGAAATTAGTAGAATTGCAATCAAGTTTCCATGGGCACGTAGGGATTGGCAGCCTGGATAAGACCCAAGGTCTCTCTAGCCAGTCTCTCGTCTCTTGAGGGTCCAGAAGGAGGTGTCAGAACCCTGCAGTAGCAGATGTAGACTCTGCCCCCTTGTTGGGTCCCATCGTGGCCTGGAAGGCTGCTCACCCGCGACTTCGGGGCAATCCAGTACAACAAGCACAGAAGGGGCACGGTCAGGAAGATGGAACAGGAGACAAAGAACTTCCAGAGCGTGTTACTCCCACGCCAGCCTGACAGGTTCCCGCACCAGATGGACGACAGCACTTGTTGGCAGACGGGATGGGCAACAAACTGATCCAGAAGGACACAGGGGGAGGAAGTAAGTCAGGtgggaacaaaaatatttataaccACCGGTAGCTTTCTGTTGCCCCAGCCCTTTCAGCCCAAAAGGTCCCAAAGCCGTACACAGGCATGCTGTCTCTAAAGAGCCCTCACCTACCagtgacatgcagccacctctggggtggcacATGGTTTAGCTGCTGCATAGCTTCACTAAACAAAAGCTACGGGCATGGGGTGAAAGATGATCCCACGTCCAAGTGATATTTAAGGGGGGAATTTAGAGAGGAATGGTGCACCCTGGAACCAGGATTCCAGGGTTCACACCCTGACTCCCGGAtgacatctcatctgaaagactgTACCTGCAGCATCCCCTAGTCCTCCACTGGGGTATTGGCTCAGTGCTGAGTGCTGCCTACGGACACCAAAGCCTCCTAGTCTCCTTCCTGGACTCACCCTCTTCTGGTTGTAGTTGACGGCCAGCCGGAGCCGGGCAAGGTTGGGGATGCCCTCCTCGAAGGCCTGGCtgtccagcttctcctcctcctcgctgtcCCCCAGGTCATTCAGCACAGCTGTCACCTCGCTCTGGTTACGGCACATCCCCAGCAGCTCGAAGGCAAACTCCTGGCTCAGCAGCTCCAGGCTGAGGTActctggctgcaggagggagaCAGGTGGGAGGCAAGGGGGCAATACCTGAGCAAAGGTCCCATCACCTTCTACTGCTGCAAGGGTTTTCCTTGTGCCCTTTGTCTCTGGTTGGTCATGGCTTTGCCTCCTTTATtcgtgcagggggctggactgggtgacctctcaaggtccctttcagccttaCATTCTATGACTGTATGACCGTAGTCAATAGGGGCCATTTCTGCGGGGCCCCTCCCATAACAGCACAACAAGGGGTGCTCAGAATGAGAGGGCCACACATTTACATATGTACAATTAACCTGTagaactccctgctgcagggcgGGAGAGAGGCAAATATCTCAGCCAGGTTCAACAGAGGATTTGGCTCCTGTGGATGCCACGATGCACATGTTTGAACATCTCCATGGAGTAGAATCAGGGGGAAGCAAAagtcattccccccccccacaacccctggcTCACACTGGGGAGGGACGATGACTGTGTTAAACCCCCAGGGTCCAAATTCAGAGCTGGTAGAAgcaggtgtaactccactgaagtctagcATGTTGCACCTGCCTATACCAGATGCCTCTCTTCATTCCCTGGGTCCTGCAGACCCATCACCCCACGGGAGGTGGAATCCTGCATTCTGAGTGCAGCACCGTGGCTACCCGCAGAACAAGGACGGACGGAGAGTGGAACCAAGACCCCAGCCTCGGCATGGAGACTGCAGAGAGCCTCACCTTGAACTCTGGCTCCTTGCAGGAGAGGCGCTGCAGTTCCCGGCTGAGCTTGAAGGCCGTCAGCATGGCATCCTCGCTGGCAATGGAGAGGTAGGCCCGGCTGGCGATGCCCTTGTAGGTGTTGATCCGGAAGAGGGAAAACTTGAGCAAGTCATATGTGCGGCCGTTGCTGCACTCCAGGCAGGTGCAGGAGATCTTGTGCGGTCGGGGGATGGAGTGGCCTTTCTGCACCAGCATGTCCACGATCTCATAGAGGTCCTTCTCGCAGGCCAGGGTGAGCGGCGTCACGCCGGGGGCGAAGCGGGCGTTGTCGATGGAGTGGTCGAagaaggccagagagaaggacttgaTGTCCATCTTGATGCTCTTCTCCTGGTCCAACCGGTCCAGCAGCATCTTCACCACCTGGGGCTGGTTGGTGTCCACGGCGACCAGCAGGGCCTCATGGATCTGGCGGAAGTCGAACTTAACATAGCGCAGCAGGGCCCCGGTGATCTCCCCACTGCCCGTGCGGATGGCCAGGTTGAGGGCTTCCCGCCACGCACGGTCCTCGCCATCGGCCTGCTGCTGCAGGATCCCGTCActcccctgcagcagctgctgcacctGCAACAGGTCCCCCTCCTGGATGGCGTCGAGGAGCTCGCTGGGAAACTTCAGCTTCTTGTTGACTATCTCCCTCCAGTTGGGTTGCTGCGAGGGGCAGAGAGTCAGCAGGGCACAGTGGTGGGCAAGCCTCTGTGtaacccccagctggagccagggctggggaccTGGCAGGCTCACAGAAAACAGCGCACCAGCTCCTTGGAAAGGAGCCCACAAGCTGCCGGAACCCTGGCTagagctggggcttgggctgcctgAAAATGGCAAGCTCCTTTCTGCTGAGCAGCTGAGCAAAACTGATGGTCTCATCAGTTTCACACGTGCTAGTCAATAGCACCCACGGAGGGTCAATTTCACATGCCCTTTCACAAACGCCATAGTGTGGAGGTTTAGAAATGGAATTTTTAGGGATCTCCAGTTTGCCAGGAAATTTCAGTAAATTTGCTTTCATTCCAAATTGTAACAAACACCAAAATGCCCTGTGAACCCCAGTCCCTGGAGCGTAGCCAACTGCACCCAGGTATTCTGAATTCCACCtgctgctctagccactagagcaCTTTTCCTCCCAGAGAGGAGCCCAGAGGTCCTGAATCTCAGTCGCCTGATTTAGCCATCAGGGCATATCCCTCCTATGAGTAGCTAGTAGCATCCTGAGGTCTGCAGGGCGGGTGTTCCTGGAGAACTCGCAGACTCATCTAACCTGGATGTATCTGGCTCTCAGTTATGCTGGAGTGAAGCCAGAGTCGCTCCATTGAGGTCTGTGGAATTACTCCAGGGACGTACCTGAGAGCagaacccagcccctccccacagcggCCACTTGGTTGGAGCTACCCAACAATGAATTTGGCTCAAGGATACAGACTGGAGCTTCTGACATCCAGTGGTTCTTTCCCATTTAGGAGGAccgggctgctgctgccagagggaggctgggctggctTGAACTTTCCCTTCTGTCCCCCAAACCGTCAGCCCTTGCCACCATTGgattgttgttattttttttaacctcactGCTAAGAGGCCCCCAGTGAGATCCCAGGCCcccctgtgctcagcactgtacgtACACACAGCAAGAGCCAGTCCCTGCTTCCGAGAGTTTACAGCTTAAAGGGACAAGACAGAGAGAGGAAGCTGAAGCTTTATTCTTcccctttacagatggggagagagaTTAAGGGACGTGCACAAGGTCTTGCCCCCACAGCCAAGGCAAACCCCTGTCCAGGGCCTTGCACACAAGACATCAGAACCCGAGTCAGGGAACTGAAATTCCACCAGGTAGCCAGGCCATCACAGGCCTGCTCACCCACCGCGCTCTCTCCTTTTGGGCCCAGCAGCTCTTTTCAGACCCAGCGTCACCCCCTTGGCTCCTCGCTGCTACTCTctctgcagagcagcagcattGGCAGGAAGCAGAAGTATGTTGGAATGGGGGATGAGagagacctgctgctggctgggaaccTCTCTTTCCATTAATCCTCCCCTTCCAGGCTCAGAGGTTGCAGCTCCCTGCTTAACACAACACATGCTGCCTCAGGAGAAATGTGGTGGTGCTAATTTCCTGCTGGCTAATTAACTCCCCAGGTTTCATTAAGCACGCCTGATTGAATTCACAGCTTGGATATTTCACAGCACCTCGACTGCATTAGAGCCAAATGGGGCTGGAAACCAGCTAGTGATGCTCtttaaagagaagaaaaacaaggTGGGGGCTGGGTGACGGGCTCAGGAACAGCTGCTCAGAAGGGCCCTGCCAGATGCAGCAACAGCCTGCGGTGGGGAGAACAGCTCAGATAACATCTTGCTGGCATTCACAGTGACAAAAAGCTGAGTACGGCCCCTCTAGAGGCTGGTCCACCTGAAGGATAACAGCCTACCACCACTGCCAGCAAACGGAGTCActgctttagctcaagtggtaggggGCTGTACTATATTGTGGCACTGGTATTCTGAGGTTCAAACCCTGCCGGGTGGATGGGAACAAGTTGTATCATTTGGTTCATATCTAAGTCCCTGTAGTGCCCACTGCTTAAGAATATGTACAAGGAAcagaagaggggagggggaatgaatTCCATGGGACTATCTGCACCAGGCACCTGATTGTGAGAGTGAGGCTCATCCAATCAGGCAAGAGAAACAATGCTATGTGACTTCAGCACCCAATCAGAACTAACTCACTCAGCTTGGTGATCGAACATTTGCAAGGAACTAGTTGCAAAGGAACTCTGGCTTGAAAATAATTCAGCCTGTCACATTGGCTAAATGATCAGAGAAGTCAGGAGAGctaggttcagttcccagctctgcattTGACTCACTAGgtgttgggcaagtcacgtccctgttctgtgcctcagtttcctcatctgtaaaaagagGGAAATGAAACTCCGAGAATGTCAGAGATCTAAATGGGTTATAGTAGCGCTACACAGAAATGTGGCATGGGGAGATCATTGTAATTAACTCagcctttaaggccagaaggaatcactgtgatcatctattctgacctcctgcacatcacaagcCACAGAACCCCAAACTCTGGCTCagttactgacgtcctcaaatcatggtttaaatacttcaattacagagaatccaccatttacgcTAGTTCataccagcaagtgacccctgccccatgctgcagagaaaggcaaaacccACCCAGGgtgtctgccaatctgacccggggggaaattccttcctaacccccaATACGGgaatcagttaaaccctgagcacatgggcaagacccaccagccagacacctgggaaacacttctctgtagtaactcagagccctccccatctagtgtcctatcaCTGGCAGTTgtggatatttgctactagcagtcaccgATGGGCCACGTGCCATTGTAGGTAGTCTCAtcagaccatcccctccataaacttctcACAGCCCTGAACCTCAGTATACCTCATCTCAGTCACTTGCACATGACATACAAGCAGGTCAGTGGGGAAGGACAGAGGTACAGTCTGGGATTGCAATAAAGCATGTCCCATGTTCAGGGGGGCAGCTGCTCAGATGGCTAAGCTGTTGTATCTTTACCTGTCGCACAAACATACAGAGAGAAGTAGCTTTCCTGTTAACCCCAGAGTTTCTGCAGTAGCCACCGCTTCTTTTGAGTGTGACTGATTAATATTTTCACCTCCGGGGTTTGGTTATTAACAGTAACTAAATACACAggacaaaacatttattttatatttctatagaTGCTCCTGTCCAGAGGGACTCCAAAGCACTTTGATGTGTAAGATACAGCATCACTAcaatgtagccacctctggggtggagggaagcagCTGAGCAGAGCACAGTAAAAATGTGTGCATTGCAGGGTGGGGTATATTTTGGATAAGGGTTCCTGAGCAAATCCCCACCACATAGAAGCATGAATTCAAAGCATGTTACCAATATCAAACCCTTAAAACTCACCCCAGGCCTGGGCAGTAGTTCACTGGCCCCATTTGAGAGATGGGGAGATCAAGGCGCAAAAGAGGCAAATGATttagcagcagagatgggattaGAAGGCAGGAGTTCCTAGCTCCCAGATCAACTGACTGCACCTCCCACCCCTTGGGTCCTTAACACCTAGGTGGAACCAGCAGGATCCAGCCACACACTGTGCACTGCCTGGAAGCCAGTACCTCTGCAGCCCCTTGGAAGGATGAAGGGCTGAGCCACCTGTGATATGATTCAACCAAGGGATTTGAGGAGTCAGACCatgcctgctgcagctccattGATGGCTTGGTCTTGTGCGGTCTCAGACTTGGTGCAGAAACCATTGCCCATCCCGGCATCATCCATGCCTCTCTCTTGCCCCACTCCATCTTTAAATGCTCAAGAGCGCGTATCTAACTGAACCCCAGGGAAAGCCAAGAGCGCAGGGCAGGGGAACCCAGGATATaatggggaggagaggtggtcCTAGTTCCCCAGCCAACTGCATTCCCCTCATGCCCAGTCCGACTGATCCCATTGTGCTTCCCAATCCTTTTCCAACTCTCCTGCATGCCCGCCCAGGTCTAAAGTAGGCCTGGCGCAGCTCTGAACAGACCATCAGCTTTTATCAACTCCTCGCCCCAGGATTCTCCTGCTCCGGTTCCTAGGTCACTGGCCGCTCCACGGAGCCCTACAGGAGCTCTACAGCCGGTTGTGGGGAAAGCAGAGGGACCAGGAGAGGGCCTCTCACAAAGCACTCTGAAGATCAGTGGCTGAGAAGCCCCTTAGTGCATGGTCTGTGTGTGCCACCCACGCACCATAGACAGGGTGAGACCTGAGCCAAGGACCCTCTCTAAGGAGCAGCCCCTCTTAAGTGGCCAGCACCATGCTGTTCAACCTTCCTACTGGGCAACCAATTTTCCCTGCTCCTCCTCGGAGCGTTACCCAACATGTGGCCCCAACACTGCATACAGGACAGGCAGGGCGGGTCTCAGCACGGCAGGGCTGTTACAGAGAGAACTCTGTTACTCACCATGACGCTCTCCATGGCCAGCCCTGGTCAGCAGACCACTCCGCTGCGCCGGCTGCTCCTTGTCTAGAAGCAGccagctggggggagggctggaggACGCTCTGGGACCAGGTCACCCGTGGGAGAAGCTTTGGTTCAGAGCCAGTGCTCAAGGCCATTCACATCCACAAAATGAAGTCCCAAACTGTGCTACATCTCAGCCCAGAAAGCTCCAATtccagcccttctccctccacctGGACAGCAGCTGGCGTCTTATTTCCTCCCTCCGTTCGCCCTCCAGAGCTCTGGGAAGAGATGAAGTCTTGTTTGTCCCTGGCACGGGTATGACCAGGTaagagcagcaggacccaccTGCCCCTTCTCCAGAGAGCAGGGCCGCTCCAGGCACCCAGAGGGCGAAATTAACGAGGGCAGCAGCAACCGCCCTCCCACGCTGCTGCAGGGAAACTACAGGTGTTTTTCTCTGgttgtttttctttcctctgtCTGTCAGTCACTTTCACACCCTAATCCTTTCCCTGCAGCAAATGAACTCCTTGCTTAGATGCAACAGACCTCTCCGGAGAGAATTAAGAGGATGGGTTTGGCTGCTGGAGTACATCCCTCACATTCGGTATCCAAGTTTCTCtcagattccaagaccagaagggatcattgtggtCACCTTGTCTGACcccctgtacagcacaggccagaaaactgcctctcaataattcctagagcagagcttttagaaaaacaaccacTATTAATTTTAAATTCGTCAGTAATGGAGAAGCCACCCTGACCCTGGGTAAATTGGTCCAATACACTCACTGTTAAGAATTCAagccctatttccagtctgaatttgtctagcttccacttccaaacattggatcatgttagaccttagGCTGCTGCCagagtgaagagcccattattaaatatttgttccccaggtaggtacttatagattgtgatcaagtcgccccttaaccttctcttagtTGAGCTAAATAGAcgcaaggagctcagtctatcagtatcaggcaggttttctaatcctttaatcattcttgtggctcttctctggaccctctccaatgtaGCAACATCTTTCTTGACTTGGGggcaccagaaccggacacaggattccagcagtgctcacacaAGTGCCAaccacagaagtaaaataacctctcttctcctactcgagattcccctggtTATAATGCATTCCCCTGGTTATACagggattgcattagcctttcaggccacagcatcgcactgggtcctcatgttcagctgattatccactatgacccccaaatctttttcagagtcactgcttcccaggatagagtccctcagCCTGGAAGTACGGCCTGCATGCTTTCTTTCTAAATGGAGACATTTAGATGGGGCTTTATTA
The nucleotide sequence above comes from Caretta caretta isolate rCarCar2 chromosome 1, rCarCar1.hap1, whole genome shotgun sequence. Encoded proteins:
- the LOC125631423 gene encoding short transient receptor potential channel 2, which codes for MESVMQPNWREIVNKKLKFPSELLDAIQEGDLLQVQQLLQGSDGILQQQADGEDRAWREALNLAIRTGSGEITGALLRYVKFDFRQIHEALLVAVDTNQPQVVKMLLDRLDQEKSIKMDIKSFSLAFFDHSIDNARFAPGVTPLTLACEKDLYEIVDMLVQKGHSIPRPHKISCTCLECSNGRTYDLLKFSLFRINTYKGIASRAYLSIASEDAMLTAFKLSRELQRLSCKEPEFKPEYLSLELLSQEFAFELLGMCRNQSEVTAVLNDLGDSEEEEKLDSQAFEEGIPNLARLRLAVNYNQKRFVAHPVCQQVLSSIWCGNLSGWRGSNTLWKFFVSCSIFLTVPLLCLLYWIAPKSRVGKMLKIPVIKFLLHSASYFWFLIFLLAESIVLEQKHHIFLGRNQTLWENSLHMLWVAGFFWYECKEVWIEGLRSYLLDLWNYLDIVILSLYLASFTLRVLVAVRGHLHCLDAPSSPGCYYFTRAGRHEWQPEDPQFVAEVLFAVTSMLSFTRLAYILPAHESLGTLQISIGKMIDDMSRFMFILMIILTAFLCGLNNTYVYYQESQRLGNFNETFQFLFWTMFGMEEYSVVDMPQYALAEFVGRALYGIFTIIMVIVLLNMLIAMITNSFQKIENDADVEWKFARSKLYLSYFREGLTLPVPFNIVPTPKSLFYAVRGIFRFICCSKPKRQLDYPPIPTIANTALENVGLGGESRRTYRLQVIKALVQRYVDTARREFEESRRKDLGNRITELNKSVSRLHAEVKCLHHSPPAPASPLDGASPLHRYVLRVQDTFQNFSQASGSSGPGSPAQVVVHQDRAAGSDPQPYPEELSLGPQHKMSPGEGDRAGEPEDPSSHPAEEADSGPSL